TTGCCTAGGCGaccctttttttaataatatataataaacaaatcacaGACTCCTACTTTAAAAGACTAGCTCTTCTAATTTTTTCCCAGACTCTATGACGTTTTGACAAAATCAGAAAATGtgtaagtaaaaacaaaaactacaaataaaaactatacTCTGCATAGAAACAAAGTCCCAGCTTGAGTGTGTGCAGAAAGACATATACTCACTGATGAAATTCATTGTGATTGGGGAGACCTTGGCCTTGGTCAAAGCATCATTGACAGTCTTCTGTTTAATGCTGCGCTTGACATGGGGATTCAACACAATGCTGGACAACTTAGGATCCTTTATCAGGGTCTAAGAGAAATAGAACTGAATAAGAACACAGTATATAGAACACAGTACATGCAATTATGTTAGGGGGATGAGTTTGGGCTGTTAAGATCTTCTGCAAAAGTGCCGTAAAGCAAGAATATAATGTAAAGTGTTTGCAGATGGAGAGGATGGGGGGTATGGTGGGGAGAAAAAGATCCACTCACAGACACACGACCCAGCTCTTGTTCCACTTTGTCCAGATTCTTCTGCTTACTGGCTGCAGAAAACAAAGCAGTGGCATAACGGCCTTCCACTCCATACACCTGGATGGGGGGCTGAGGACACAGTTTGAGTTTACTACCAATAGTAGTCTCAATGTAAAATTAATCCACTGAGGTTATTAAAAACTAATGCCTGCAAAGTTTACAGGACAAAAACTTTCACAGGTTCTGGTTTCTTGATAATGTAAATACATTGTTTTAAAGACGTGCCACAACATTAATGGAACTCTAGACAGTTTTAAAGAATGAcgttcattatttatttatcttctataccacttattctgtacagaGTCATGGGGGGGCTGAAGCCTATTTCAGGAAACTTGAGGTgcagtacaccctggacagagttccaatccatcacagggcacatccaaacactacagacaatttgagaatgccaataaacctaacctgcatgtctttggactgaggggGAAACCCGGGAAACTTaccaagtacggggagaacattcaaactccacgGACACATAAgcgagacaggaatcaaaccctggccATGGAaatgcgaggccacagtgctaaccactacaccaaatTATAAACACTGAAAAATTGTTGTGGTATGATAGTAATAAAGCATTGAAGCATAGATCGCGCCACATCATGGATCATTTTCCAGCAGCAGAATGCCCGGTTATGCTTTACTGCATACTTAGTCATGAGGCAATAATGCAATTACATAAATTCATGTGGCTTAGTACCATCccctttctttattttcagGGCCATGGGTTTGAATCATTGCACATAGAATTGCCAATGTAACTTCTAAAGCAATGAAAGCTGGCATGAAGTCACAGGTCACTGCAGCTAACCATTAATGTCAGCTTGATAGACACATGGATGAGGTTAGTTAAGACAACCTTTGGTGTAAGGCACTAAACAAAATTAAGATGGACACAATGAAAGAGCTTCTGTTCATGTGATTTTCTTGATCTACATAAATTTACAGggagttgattttttttcataatagaGAACACAGTCTGATGGGGAAACAGCTGTGCTATATTTTACCTTAATCAATTTGGAAGCCGGTCTGACCACCGACGTGCTCAACTGCCGCACCTGGAGAGAGAGATAAATGAAACAGTTTTCATTACCAGATAAATAATATCGGTTTTATCATTAACCTTACTAACAATAAACGCAGTGCGCTTACAATTAGAAAGCAGTTTACAGCTACCTCTCTGTATAACCTTCAGTGTTCAAGTGCATGGCGGTTACCCAGACTCTCACCACCGTTAGCATTATGGCTAACTATGTCAAAATACACCCTAACTAACCCCGTGCGTAAGAACGGAAAACTTTCTCTCCAGGACAATCATATTTCAACTAATTTTATCACTTAAAGGAAATACTGGTATGTCCCGTACATGACTGGATAATTTATAGGAAGGAAAAGATCTAGCTAGCAAAACTGCTGTTGTTGCTAACATTAAGCTCCTATGAAATGACTAGCCGGCTTGTGCAGTGTGGTTCtaacttacatttaaaaataaatgattatttggatgttttagtatttaaaaaaagtgacaCTCTTGTTCTTTGGCATtaaattgcttatttaaatcgAATATATACAGAAAGGTTTTCAGAATGTCATACCTGCAGCCCCAGACCAAGCGCTGCCATTTTCTCCTGCGACTGTGTAGGTCAAAATAACTGCGCATGCGCGGAAATCGCAGGCAAAAAAACGCCAAGCGCTGTGGCTGCAGCAGTGGATTATGGGTAGAGTAGTTAATAACGTGGTCTTTATGGAAAATTACAGTCTGACTAACATGTTGAAGGcgaattaaataatgaaattgaTGCCAGTTCCAAGAACATTGGATTATttgtctgctgctgctgcaaagCCACATATCACAACAACATCAGCTTAATCAAACAGGGACCTCAATATTATATTAACAGTGACACATTACTAAacgtacactgatcagccacttCATTAACACCACTGTCGATATTATGGTAttgctataaataaaatagtaatattaTTTGCTACTCTGATAACATAAAGTTAagtagtaaaaaataataaccgtGTATCTATTAGTTTGCACAGCTTTCTGTGTTTTGACTTTTGCTGTAATTTttgctcttcttttttttctcctctccttTTGTATCAGTATAATTCTTCTTTGACTGTAGTTTCTCtattccttattattattatacattctCCATGTTGTTTCATGGCTCTGGCACGtattaggccttgttcacatgggcgttaaaataaaaaaaaaaagcgcttttctggcgttcgtagcgtccaATAAGCGTGTATCAAGCACCGagggttttctacacataggagtcaatgagagtgttcacatgggctttggtgacgtgcgtttgtccggctgcgcgtttatacagcgccaaaaaaacattgaatgcaGCTTTTTCATGGAAATGCGGGGAAAAAAGCATAATATAGTGATAAGTAGTCTCGCATCAAATCGCATATTGGTTGATCAGCGTGCAATGTGGCATTGCAACAGCTGCAGCAGACGATCAAAAGTGGAAACTGACATTCGACAGTAATTGAAAAACTTGAACACTTGAAAAGAACATTAATGTCTGATATAGCAAAATGGTCCTTATTAAAAGGAGGCACCTCAAATAAAACGAtaagggctttcatatccagttcccgacactgccttcacaggttaacacacaacctacaatttgggctgcaggctggcgttagaCAGAGCCAAATGAATGCCAGTATAGATGTCAATTGACAAatataaacgtctaggacgttcagagcgcgtttgtttatccaaaaatttaacaCCCGTGTAAAAAATTTCCACgcaagtttttcaacaattaattttttttattttgcccttttccgcatttccctatgtatagcatgtataTAGCATGaaatatatccggtcctccgaagcgcaAAATGAACACGCAGAAAgcgaactagaagcggtttccttgcgttcgttgggttttgaacgccaagaaaaagctgcatgcaacgtttttttaatggcgtataaacgcgcagccggacaaacgcataTCACCAAAGCCCTTgtaaacactctcattgactcatatgtgtagaaaacacatGATCCGCgttcaccggacgctacgaccgcaaaaaaaaacgcttgattttaacgcccgtgtgaacaaggccttaatcaCGTTGGCTAGCCACTGAATGTTCTTATGAATATAGATAGTGATACATTGTTTTGTGTATGATTAAACTTGatgcaaatactgtaaattttcGGTTCTGTGTGTAAATTAGATTACTGCCCTCAGACGGTCCCTTgtaaatctgaaataaaaatatgagaTATATAGAGCCAAAGAGGAAGGGGCCCCAATGATACCCTTATCTTTAGGGCCCAGAGTTCTGTTTGCTGAAAATTTGGCAGCTCTGGTAAAATCAAACCAGGAGTAGGCCTTAATCCAGAATACTTGTAGATGAAATGTAGATGAAGATGCAAGTTccttaaatgttaaatacagttaaaattggtaaaataaatattgtcataataaatgaaattgcaAGTCATTTCTGTTTCTGTAACATACCAAATAACATCTAAACATTTCctggtaaaatatattttatttaagttataagAATCTGGAGACAAACTGGTACAGGCCTTGCTTTTTGGGATATGTCCATAACATTTCcgtaacattttctttttgaacctctattttatttttaaaactattgtCATCAAAATGTTATAATCACTTCTGTCAACAAGAACTTGTCTAACCTGTGTTACTTGATCTTCATTACCATAGATCTGGTTCTGAAGTTCTGAAACCTGCCTCCTGGGAGGTTTACTTTAAGCCTCAGTTTATGTCTGGAGTAGCTTCAATCTTTCTACAGCAAATCAGTTTAGTTAATTCAGAACTAGGTTAAGTCTAGGACTATTCCAAATCAGGACTCTGTAAGCTTATTGCTGTTTATCTGGTTATGACTAACTAATGGTTATGGCTAAGAGGCCTTAGTACTGTACCTGTGCGAGAAACCacccatttactgtatgtaatgttcCTGCAGATTATGTTGTTTGCATGATATttgcatttaggcatttggcagatgcttttatccaaaggTAATTACAAATGTGCTTTGCAGTTtttgtcattggatagatccttaaaCTGGTTACTAGGTTACCAACTATAAGTAACATCACTCAAACGCTATTGGGAATTAACCCACCTATCTCAGAAATGATATAAGCGACAAGATACAAAAAAGAATAGGTTTCCAGAGAAACAGGATGTTTTGTTTTAGATGAATGTCCTTCATCAGCTGTGCAAGCAGACATTTTCCTGAAACATTAAATACACATTTGCTTGCACAGCTGacaaaagacatacagtatgtcagaaaAATCCGGTTTCAACCTCATCACCCAATCATGTAGCagcagcacatactgtatatagaaatcATGCAGATTCAGGGTAGGAGTTAACATTCATAAAGAATATTTGaaaggatgaaaaaaaactatgcaaTATTGGTGACTTTCATTATGGCATGTTATTTTGTGCCAGGTGAGTTGGTTTGAGTATGTGAGACTGCAATGTTTGTAGGATTTTCATCCATGAGAGTTTGGACATGAAggagtgaaaaacaaaaacatcaagtGACCAGTAGTTCTGCAGGTGGATAATCCTTGCTGATGAGAGGGGCTCGAGAAAAACAGCCAGACTGGCTCAAGGTGATGAGGAGGCATTATTAACTAACGAAACTGCTCTTTAGGACTGTGGTAAGACGCAAAGCATCCCAGGACGCATAACATGCTGAACTGTTACATTGCTGGGCTTACAGGACTTACAGTTGTGTTCCCccacttttaattaaattttttattttttttattttttttgggggggggggggcacataataaaaataatcaaaactaGTCACTGTAACAGGCAAGTACAAACCTCAGATAGCAACACATAGcagtgtaattatttatttaacaaaaatggaactaaaaagaaaaagaaatgcgGGCAATATTAAGCCCCCTCTTACTGCTAAGAGGGTTGCAgctaagttgcagccaggtgctgctaatcatcagcccttgtttaactgatcatcagcaggtgtgcagacctccataaaagtaaatgttttggcagtttgctggtctgtaGCACTCAGGTGTGTATCTTAACACAATGACAAATGCGAAAGACATATGAATAATCTTAGAGAAACAATtcttgctgcacatcaatctggaaggagtaataaaaacatttcccaacaatttggagttcagcATTCTATAgtaagaaagattattcacaagtggaaagcattaaAGACAGTTGTCAATCCTTCCAAGAGTGGACATCCtggcacattcaccccaaggtcagactgtgcaatgctcaaaataatttgaaaaaacaCTAGAGCTACATATTAGCCCCTACAGGCCTCCTTAGCACATTAAATGTTAATCTCCATGAAAGGA
The DNA window shown above is from Clarias gariepinus isolate MV-2021 ecotype Netherlands chromosome 5, CGAR_prim_01v2, whole genome shotgun sequence and carries:
- the atp5po gene encoding ATP synthase subunit O, mitochondrial; amino-acid sequence: MAALGLGLQVRQLSTSVVRPASKLIKPPIQVYGVEGRYATALFSAASKQKNLDKVEQELGRVSTLIKDPKLSSIVLNPHVKRSIKQKTVNDALTKAKVSPITMNFINVLADNGRLSLTPEVITAFGKMMSAHRGEVTCSVTTAQPLDEANLAELKVALNGFLSKGETIKLETKSDPSILGGMIVSIGDKYVDMSTKSKIQKLTKLIRDT